In Pyrus communis chromosome 1, drPyrComm1.1, whole genome shotgun sequence, the following are encoded in one genomic region:
- the LOC137714127 gene encoding pentatricopeptide repeat-containing protein At5g66631, whose protein sequence is MQFKQLFRRTNLINILTQQQTCHYAHDPFPNKVSHYLHRAKLIDSIRLRLRSNAPNSLAPLANDRLLDSFVVTQALRSAPSADSALSLVEFLESNPRFDHTQNTVHALATVLAKSRRAAELNSLIEAVHAGKFRNVRVSFMNVMQWQAAVGDVEAVVKTWDEYRVSSEKRVCVESYNIVMRIFAQMGKDSEAVRVFSMMIEEGAIPNSRTYTVMIEHLVSSGKWKSAMEVFNVLPLMRVKRTLNQFSVLVDACVGVEQFDEVENLLKEMRVDGILPGRAMRLSLQRIQEAGFVHETDEFLREMLPNEGIKSIKYCVDSGDGDDDDDEDSGEDAGDDVGGVGDVNGVQLKPWLDPRLLANALQKWNSDEVSALEEARFVWTTRLVCKILRNFKSAETAWSFFCWVACQPGFTHDIYTVQRMMTLLARHGLSELVDQLLNKIRIEQMRLPFCTIRLIIDFYGISKEADAALKVFHDDRNLCGPISNFNLMLLYSSLLRTLTKCGRDSDALDVLEEMIMSGIVPDIQTFSGLMHHFALNADIKTVQKLFAMVRQSGVQPDAYMFKVLIQAYCKCGRAALAWRVFEDLRNLKLVPDAATKELLVKSLWKEGKRREAAAVEESCEEVSDALPLTLRGHLWTVSSADLTKVFSIYSNGFLSAGG, encoded by the coding sequence ATGCAGTTCAAGCAACTATTTCGCAGGACAAACCTGATCAACATCCTCACCCAGCAACAAACCTGCCACTATGCTCACGATCCATTTCCCAACAAGGTCTCCCACTACCTCCACCGCGCCAAACTCATCGATTCCATTCGTCTCCGGCTCCGGTCCAACGCCCCAAACTCTCTCGCTCCGCTCGCAAACGACCGGCTTCTTGACTCCTTTGTTGTCACTCAAGCCCTCCGCTCCGCGCCCTCCGCCGATTCCGCCCTCTCCCTCGTTGAGTTTCTCGAATCAAACCCTCGTTTCGATCATACCCAGAACACGGTTCATGCCTTGGCCACAGTGCTTGCCAAGTCTCGCCGAGCTGCGGAGCTTAATTCCCTCATTGAAGCAGTTCATGCTGGGAAGTTTCGAAATGTTCGCGTCAGCTTCATGAATGTTATGCAGTGGCAGGCTGCGGTTGGAGATGTCGAGGCAGTTGTTAAAACATGGGATGAGTATAGAGTCAGCTCGGAGAAACGTGTGTGCGTGGAGTCTTATAACATTGTGATGCGCATTTTTGCGCAAATGGGAAAAGATTCAGAGGCGGTGAGGGTTTTTAGTATGATGATTGAAGAAGGGGCAATCCCGAATAGTCGGACTTATACGGTGATGATTGAGCACCTTGTGAGTTCTGGGAAGTGGAAATCTGCAATGGAGGTGTTTAATGTGCTGCCTTTGATGAGGGTGAAGCGAACTTTGAACCAGTTTTCAGTTTTGGTagatgcatgtgttggtgtTGAACAGTTTGACGAGGTTGAGAATTTACTTAAAGAAATGCGGGTTGATGGGATATTGCCCGGGCGAGCTATGCGTTTGTCTTTGCAACGGATTCAAGAGGCGGGGTTTGTTCATGAGACTGATGAATTTCTAAGAGAAATGTTGCCGAATGAGGGAATCAAGAGCATAAAGTATTGTGTTGATAGCGGTGATGGTGATGACGATGACGATGAGGATAGTGGTGAGGATGCTGGTGATGATGTTGGTGGAGTTGGTGATGTTAATGGGGTTCAGTTAAAGCCATGGTTAGACCCAAGATTATTAGCAAATGCCTTGCAAAAATGGAACTCTGATGAGGTATCAGCATTGGAGGAGGCAAGATTTGTGTGGACTACTCGTTTAGTATGCAAGATTCTTAGGAATTTTAAATCAGCAGAAACAGCTTGGAGTTTTTTCTGTTGGGTCGCTTGTCAGCCGGGTTTTACTCATGATATTTACACAGTACAAAGGATGATGACCCTTTTAGCACGCCACGGGCTTTCTGAATTGGTTGACCAACTATTAAACAAAATAAGGATTGAGCAAATGAGATTGCCCTTCTGCACTATCAGGTTGATCATTGATTTTTATGGTATCTCAAAGGAAGCTGACGCTGCTCTGAAGGTCTTTCACGATGATAGAAACCTGTGTGGCCCTATATCGAACTTTAATTTGATGCTTCTGTATTCCTCTCTTTTACGAACATTGACCAAGTGCGGGAGGGATTCTGATGCATTGGATGTGCTTGAAGAGATGATTATGTCTGGGATTGTTCCCGATATCCAGACGTTTTCAGGGTTGATGCATCATTTTGCACTAAATGCGGACATCAAAACTGTGCAGAAACTCTTTGCAATGGTTAGGCAGAGTGGAGTTCAGCCAGATGCTTATATGTTTAAGGTCCTGATCCAAGCATATTGCAAGTGTGGGAGAGCTGCTCTTGCATGGCGGGTTTTTGAAGACCTACGGAATTTAAAGTTGGTGCCTGACGCCGCCACAAAAGAGCTGCTTGTAAAGAGTCTTTGGAAGGAAGGAAAGCGGAGAGAGGCTGCCGCGGTGGAAGAGAGTTGTGAGGAAGTAAGTGACGCCCTTCCGCTCACATTGCGCGGCCACTTATGGACGGTAAGCTCTGCTGATCTTACAAAAGTTTTTTCTATTTACTCAAATGGTTTCTTATCAGCTGGCGGGTAG
- the LOC137738183 gene encoding protein DA1-related 1-like: MGWLTKILKGSGHKGHSHKKKIREDRTWDEPRDSVEEDIDVAIALSLSELDQKGKNVIEDESQSEDDEQPAKVESDDDEQSSEVESNDNERSAKVESDDDARSAKVQSDNDEKPAKFHYEEDEQSAKVQLEEDEQLAKAIQESLIMGSPPRHDNGNIFQPFSFFTPAGYRTCAGCKSGIGHGRYLSCMGAVWHPECFRCRACNLPITDYEYSMSGNHPYHKSCYKEQHHPKCDVCKSFIPTNSAGLIEYRAHPFWLQKYCPAHERDRTPRCCSCERMEPRDTRYLLLDDGRKLCLECLDSAIMDTHECQPLYLEIQDFYEGLNMKVKQQVPMLLVERQALNEAMEGEKNGHHHMPETRGLCLSEEQTVTTILRRPKIGDGYRMIDMVTEPHRLIRRCEVTAILVLYGLPRLLTGSILAHEMMHAWLRLNGYPNLSPEVEEGICQVLAHMWLDAETYSTPGSDVASSSSSSSSSPSSSSLASSKKGKRSDFEKKLGEFFKHQIESDSSTAYGEGFRIGNQAVLKFGLRRTLDHIRLIGNFPE; this comes from the exons ATGGGTTGGCTAACTAAGATTCTTAAAGGTTCTGGCCATAAGGGTCATTCTCATAAGAAGAAAATTAGAGAGGATAGAACATGGGACGAGCCTCGTGATTCTGTG GAAGAAGACATAGATGTTGCTATTGCACTGTCCCTTTCAGAACTAgatcaaaaaggaaaaaatgtaaTCG AAGATGAATCTCAATCAGAGGATGACGAACAACCGGCTAAAGTAGAATCAGACGATGATGAACAATCATCTGAAGTTGAATCAAACGATAATGAACGATCTGCCAAAGTTGAATCAGATGATGATGCTCGATCGGCCAAAGTTCAGTCGGACAATGATGAAAAACCCGCAAAATTTCACTACGAGGAAGATGAACAAAGTGCTAAAGTTCAATTGGAGGAAGATGAACAACTTGCAAAGGCTATTCAAGAAAGTTTGATCATGGGTTCTCCTCCTCGACATGATAATGGCAATATATTTCAACCTTTTTCATTCTTCACGCCAGCTGGGTACAG GACATGTGCTGGCTGCAAGTCGGGAATTGGCCATGGACGATATTTGAGTTGCATGGGTGCTGTTTGGCATCCAGAATGCTTCCGTTGCCGTGCTTGCAATCTTCCAATTACTGATTATGAG TATTCTATGTCTGGGAATCACCCTTACCACAAATCCTGCTATAAGGAGCAGCATCACCCAAAATGCGATGTTTGCAAGAGTTTC ATCCCAACAAATTCAGCTGGGCTTATTGAATATAGAGCACATCCTTTCTGGCTACAAAAATACTGTCCTGCTCATGAGCGTGATAGGACCCCTCGGTGTTGTAGCTGTGAAAGAATGGAG CCCCGAGACACAAGATATTTGTTACTTGACGATGGTCGGAAGCTGTGTCTGGAGTGCCTAGACTCAGCAATTATGGACACTCACGAGTGTCAACCCCTTTACCTTGAAATACAAGATTTTTATGAAGGTTTAAACATGAAAGTGAAGCAGCAAGTTCCAATGCTCTTGGTCGAGAGACAAGCTCTAAATGAGGCCATGGAGGGAGAAAAGAAT GGTCATCATCACATGCCGGAGACTAGAGGACTCTGCTTGTCAGAAGAACAGACCGTTACTACT ATTCTGAGGAGGCCAAAGATTGGAGATGGCTACCGGATGATAGACATGGTAACTGAGCCTCATAGGTTGATTCGTCGTTGTGAAGTAACAGCAATTCTCGTGTTGTATGGCCTTCCTag GTTGTTGACAGGGTCAATTCTGGCTCATGAGATGATGCACGCATGGCTAAGGCTTAACG GCTATCCAAACCTGAGCCCAGAGGTCGAAGAAGGTATCTGCCAAGTGCTAGCACATATGTGGCTGGACGCCGAGACGTATTCTACACCAGGTAGTGATGTTGCCTCATCAtcatcctcttcttcctcctccccgTCCTCATCTAGTTTGGCATCATCTAAGAAGGGTAAACGCTCTGACTTTGAGAAAAAACTCGGTGAATTTTTCAAACACCAAATTGAGTCGGATTCATCAACAGCTTACGGAGAAGGGTTCAGGATAGGTAACCAAGCTGTGCTCAAGTTTGGTCTGAGGAGGACCCTCGACCATATTCGATTGATCGGAAATTTTCCCGAGTGA